In the genome of Aspergillus luchuensis IFO 4308 DNA, chromosome 2, nearly complete sequence, one region contains:
- the KNS1 gene encoding putative protein kinase (Lkh1) (COG:T;~EggNog:ENOG410PFTM;~InterPro:IPR017441,IPR008271,IPR000719,IPR011009;~PFAM:PF07714,PF00069;~go_function: GO:0004672 - protein kinase activity [Evidence IEA];~go_function: GO:0005524 - ATP binding [Evidence IEA];~go_process: GO:0006468 - protein phosphorylation [Evidence IEA]) — MSTPSTATATHPHQQHYGYPHHQPYQPNASYPTTSAAATSRLVPSSYPYPVSAPTPTTLPFVQSPKLMPTAPTPTTTTTTNTTTATTTMPPAHNAVSAGTTAQGTRRRKPNWGEFYKNGIPKEVIVIDDTPPPEQSKASSRSLATASTVTAANGNAPQPAGKKRRTGIESAYDVTYYDRPSYSINPQHYGEESSAASLSTDRTTSLHTTAPTSLSQGSSGASNGIIYEDANVGQKRKRVTTRKSARDEQKRRELENAGDAFLSYVPPPKPPIKAKDVPVPVVRDYANRGEKYDDDDGHYIVNPNTPLTERYSIIKLLGQGTFGKVVEAFDKQRKTRCAVKIIRSIQKYRDASRIELRVLSTLASNDKQNRNKCIHLRDCFDYRNHICIVTDLLGQSVFDFLKGNGFVPFPSSQIQNFARQLFTSVAFLHDLNLIHTDLKPENILLVSNAYQTFTYNRTIPSSSHAISRSARQRRVLLDSEIRLIDFGSATFDDEYHSSVVSTRHYRAPEIILNLGWSFPCDIWSIGCILVEFFTGDALFQTHDNLEHLAMMEAVIGDRIDTRLVRQVMQGGRSAGQNQAAKYFNRNKLEYPNDQTTRASRKYVRAMKQLPDFIPTNTKFHKLFLDLLQRIFVYDPKNRITAKEALKHQWFKESLVDDGTEALRIGEQLQRTTQRR, encoded by the exons ATGTCCACCCCTTCCACGGCTACCGCGACGCATCCGCATCAGCAACACTACGGATacccccatcatcaaccctACCAACCGAACGCTTCCTatcccaccacctccgctgCAGCCACTTCTCGCCTCGTCCCCTCTTCATATCCCTATCCCGTTTCCGCCCCGACGCCTACTACCCTTCCTTTCGTGCAATCTCCGAAGCTTATGCCAACCGCACCCACCCCAACGactaccacaaccaccaacacaACCACTGCCACCACAACAATGCCTCCAGCCCACAACGCTGTGAGCGCTGGCACAACAGCGCAGGGCacccggaggaggaagcctaACTGGGGCGAGTTCTATAAAAATGGGATTCCGAAGGAGGTGATTGTCATCGATGACACGCCCCCTCCGGAACAGTCCAAGGCCTCCTCGCGCAGTCTCGCGACAGCGTCCACCGTCACGGCAGCCAACGGCAACGCTCCTCAGCCGGCCGGGAAAAAACGGCGCACTGGCATCGAGTCGGCCTACGACGTCACGTATTATGATCGGCCGTCGTACTCAATCAATCCACAACACTATGGCGAGGAGTCATCGGCTGCCTCCCTGTCGACTGATCGGACAACCTCTCTGCACACCACGGCTCCTACATCTCTGTCCCAGGGAAGTTCGGGGGCCAGTAATGGGATCATTTACGAAGATGCCAATGTTGGCCAGAAACGCAAGCGCGTAACCACCCGCAAGTCCGCTCGCGATGAGCAGAAACGGCGGGAGTTGGAGAACGCAGGGGATGCGTTCTTGAGTTATgtgccgccgccgaagccgccCATCAAGGCAAAGGATGTTCCGGTACCTGTGGTCCGCGAT TATGCGAATCGAGGCGAGaagtatgatgatgacgatggccaTTATATTGTCAATCCTAATACTCCCTTGACGGAGCGAT ACTCGATCATCAAACTCTTGGGGCAAGGTACCTTCGGAAAGGTGGTTGAAGCGTTTGACAAGCAGCGTAAGACCCGCTGTGCCGTCAAGATCATCCGCTCCATCCAAAAGTACCGGGATGCTTCACGGATTGAACTTCGGGTGCTGTCCACACTGGCCTCCAATGACAAGCAGAACCGCAACAAGTGCATCCACCTACGAGATTGTTTTGACTATCGCAATCACATCTGTATCGTGACGGATCTGCTGGGGCAAAGTGTCTTCGATTTTCTGAAGGGAAACGGCTTTGTGCCGTTCCCCAGCAGCCAGATTCAAAACTTCGCCCGACAGCTGTTCACCAGTGTAGCTT TCCTTCATGACCTTAATCTCATCCACACCGACCTTAAACCTGaaaacatcctcctcgtcagcAACGCTTACCAAACGTTTACCTATAATCgcaccatcccatcctcttcGCATGCCATCTCCCGGAGTGCACGTCAAAGACGTGTGCTGTTGGACAGTGAGATCCGCCTGATTGACTTTGGGTCAGCCAcctttgatgatgagtatCACTCGTCTGTGGTGTCCACTAGACACTATCGGGCCCCCGAGATCATCTTAAATTTGGGCTGGAGCTTCCCTTGCGACATTTGGAGTATCGGTTGCATCCTCGTGGAGTTCTTCACTGGGGATGCCCTTTTCCAGACGCATGACAATCTGGAGCACCTTGCCATGATGGAAGCTGTTATCGGCGACCGCATCGACACTAGACTAGTGAGGCAGGTGATGCAAGGCGGTCGCAGCGCAGGCCAAAACCAGGCCGCCAA GTATTTCAACAGGAACAAGCTTGAATACCCGAACGATCAGACTACACGTGCCTCACGAAAGTATGTGAGGGCAATGAAGCAGCTTCCG GATTTCATCCCGACCAACACCAAGTTCCATAAACTATTCCTCGATCTCCTTCAGCGGATATTCGTGTATGACCCGAAGAACCGCATCACGGCCAAGGAAGCGTTGAAGCACCAGTGGTTCAAGGAGTCCTTGGTGGATGACGGCACTGAAGCCCTACGGATTGGGGAGCAGCTGCAACGCACCACTCAGCGGCGTTGA
- a CDS encoding sideroflexin family transporter (COG:U;~EggNog:ENOG410PFBD;~InterPro:IPR004686;~PFAM:PF03820;~TransMembrane:3 (i149-167o179-200i286-306o);~go_component: GO:0016020 - membrane [Evidence IEA];~go_function: GO:0015075 - ion transmembrane transporter activity [Evidence IEA];~go_process: GO:0006811 - ion transport [Evidence IEA];~go_process: GO:0055085 - transmembrane transport [Evidence IEA]), producing the protein MSASLPGSRDLPRSQYDLTTYWGRVRHAADLSDPRMMFVSSSGLEQAKQLVSSYKQNHLPHMTPELWRAKKVVDSTLHPDTGEPVFLPFRMSCYVMSNLVVTAGMLTPGLQTTGTLLWQIANQSLNVAINNANANKSTPLSVPQIAKSYLMAVSASCSVALGLNALVPRLKGISPNAKLILGRLVPFAAVSSASALNVFLMRGEEIRQGIDVYPVLSEVEKKKLEESGETVQSLGKSKKAATIAVGETAISRVLNATPIMVVPPLVLVRLEKTAWLKARPRMIMPLNLGLVLATSLFALPLALGAFPQRQAISATTLEPEFWEKGGKDGQVEFNRGM; encoded by the exons ATGtccgcctccctccccggcAGCCGGGACCTCCCTCGGTCTCAATATGATCTGACAACCTACTGGGGCCGCGTGCGGCATGCGGCTGACCTCTCCGACCCGCG GATGATGTTCGTGTCTTCGTCCGGCCTGGAGCAGGCTAAACAGCTGGTCTCCTCGTACAAGCAGAACCATCTCCCGCATATGACTCCGGAGCTGTGGCGCGCGAAGAAGGTGGTTGATTCCACCCTTCACCCTG ACACTGGCGAGCcggtcttccttcccttccgcATGTCCTGCTACGTTATGTCCAATCTGGTCGTGACAGCTGGTATGCTTACGCCGGGACTGCAG ACCACCGGAACTCTTCTCTGGCAAATCGCCAACCAATCGCTCAACGTCGCCATTAACAACGCGAACGCCAACAAGTCCACCCCGCTGTCCGTCCCCCAGATCGCCAAGTCCTACCTCATGGCCGTGTCAGCCTCTTGCTCCGTCGCTCTGGGTCTGAACGCCCTCGTGCCCCGTCTCAAGGGCATCTCGCCCAATGCGAAGCTCATCCTGGGTCGTCTTGTGCCGTTCGCCGCCGTGTCTAGCGCCAGCGCTCTGAACGTGTTCCTCATGCGCGGCGAGGAGATCCGTCAGGGTATTGATGTGTACCCGGTGCTGtcggaggtggagaagaagaagctcgaggagTCCGGCGAGACGGTGCAGAGTCTGGGCAAGAGTAAGAAGGCGGCTACTATTGCTGTCGGCGAGACGGCTATCAGTCGTGTGCTGAATGCTACCCCTATCATGGTGGTCCCgccgttggtgttggtgcggTTGGAGAAGACTGCTTGGTTGAAGGCTCGTCCAAGGATGATTATGCCTCTGAACTTGGGATTGGTCCTGGCGACCTCCCTGTTTGCCTTGCCGTTGGCCCTGGGTGCGTTCCCCCAGAGACAGGCTATTAGCGCGACGACTCTGGAGCCGGAGTTCTGGGAGAAGGGTGGTAAGGATGGTCAGGTGGAGTTTAACCGGGGCATgtag
- a CDS encoding PHD finger domain protein (COG:S;~EggNog:ENOG410PQXW;~InterPro:IPR019787,IPR019786,IPR011011,IPR001965, IPR013083;~PFAM:PF00628), whose product MMLTEPSFSFSFSYPNGEPQTPTRTPPTTTIFGDSAFQTPKLESSFFDPRVTWDTSDPYASSPEFLRTPQKFGLSTPSINPLRLPDTAPDRPTDTEDNTRNGKAAEQDTDTAKRRRPSRPHGHVGEDGPRTVDSAKSAATIQTPPPSSASRKKVTGLDEATGTGRRPSASSMIGGHLETPSRLLGASPRLFGDLQSSSDPFQLGSIESGASSFFPQQRLFWDHDLNQHESNMGLSASNNLDLFDLHANDSFHVNHTTAPDSHIPQLPIIEGNMDLPDFNNSSTYNLSSGVTTTDAALFPAPFSTSPRRPITKAEDPALFLSSPARRFGGLQPTPEKRLFSRPTRQPYHHQTEESKREELRRARSVNHHIPVYEDDDDDDYTPRQMRPTLTRSLTHSAIAGSTSRPGSGSMMASSNGIRKSPSKGRSSPIKPVRHQLSRANSVAATLPRRSQSVVLKIGKDGRAKAEMQPVPEASTGLTDPLTGMDLDGSTTESEYDSVDYCEYPTVPSRNPSFAFSDASGATIARSDCGSRPHSKGSYTSTAASSSGRASPWADAGRAPSRRPQYKPTLDDWKRTPKKQLTTLHSDLSYLSAGSLGEPFADPEDDSGDAQHALRKVLQERGRIPRPHTVSYGSRISRSARSLAHLRSSPPRFGAELDLSSRTTNTSPTTMTDPDIATPVTDRFSNPSNGTRCVCNSMDNGGHLMIQCESCSHWLHTKCVGLERANLPSVYVCIFCAQTPTRKNHRVRVPVGASGHAPTSPLAHKSYRFR is encoded by the exons ATGATGCTGACAGAGCCGTCTTTCTCGTTCAGCTTCAGCTATCCCAACGGTGAACCTCAGACTCCTACGAGGACTCCCCCGACAACCACAATCTTTGGCGATTCCGCTTTTCAGACCCCTAAACTCGAATCCAGCTTCTTCGATCCCCGGGTTACCTGGGATACTTCGGACCCCTATGCCTCGAGTCCGGAATTCCTCCGCACGCCCCAGAAGTTTGGGCTGAGCACACCTTCCATCAATCCTCTCCGGCTGCCGGATACTGcccccgaccgaccgaccgataCTGAGGACAATACCCGGAATGGCAAAGCGGCGGAGCAGGACACTGATACGGCCAAGAGACGTCGCCCGTCAAGGCCACATGGGCatgtgggagaggatggtcCTCGCACAGTAGATTCAGCCAAATCTGCTGCGACAATTCAgacccctcctcccagcagTGCttcgaggaagaaggtgacGGGACTTGACGAGGCCACTGGTACAGGTCGACGGCCGTCCGCTTCTAGCATGATTGGCGGTCATTTAGAGACTCCCAGTCGGTTACTGGGTGCTTCCCCACGGCTCTTTGGAGACCTTCAATCATCCTCAGACCCATTCCAGCTAGGATCAATCGAATCCGGCgcctcttcattcttcccACAGCAAAGGCTATTCTGGGACCATGATCTCAATCAGCATGAGAGCAATATGGGCCTGTCGGCCAGTAACAATCTTGACTTGTTTGACCTCCATGCCAATGACTCCTTCCACGTCAACCACACCACCGCCCCGGATTCTCACATCCCACAGTTGCCTATAATCGAAGGGAACATGGACCTCCCCGATTtcaataatagtagtacATATAACCTCTCTTCGGGGGTGACCACTACCGACGCCGCCCTCTTTCCTGCCCCTTTCTCCACTTCCCCTCGCCGCCCTATCACGAAAGCAGAGGATCCAGCACTGTTCCTGAGCTCCCCTGCACGCCGATTTGGTGGACTGCAGCCGACTCCTGAGAAGAGGCTCTTTTCCCGACCGACTCGCCAGCCCTACCATCACCAAACGGAGGAGTCTAAGAGAGAGGAGCTCCGCCGCGCTCGCAGCGTCAACCACCATATCCCTGTctatgaggatgatgatgacgatgactacACCCCCCGTCAGATGAGGCCGACTTTGACTCGTAGCCTAACGCACAGTGCTATTGCAGGGTCTACCAGCCGACCGGGGTCTGGGAGTATGATGGCTTCCAGCAATGGAATCCGGAAGAGTCCCTCCAAGGGTCGCTCGTCTCCCATCAAGCCCGTTCGTCATCAGCTGTCGAGGGCAAATTCAGTGGCTGCTACTCTGCCCAGACGCTCTCAGTCCGTAGTCCTCAAGATAGGCAAAGACGGTAGAGCTAAGGCGGAAATGCAACCTGTGCCCGAGGCATCAACCGGCTTGACGGACCCCCTCACAGGAATGGACTTGGATGGCTCCACCACAGAAAGCGAGTATGACTCGGTGGACTACTGTGAATACCCAACTGTCCCCAGCCGCAACCCTTCGTTTGCCTTTTCCGACGCCAGTGGGGCGACAATTGCTCGTAGTGATTGTGGTTCACGGCCCCATTCGAAGGGTTCCTATACCTCTACGGCAGCGTCATCCTCAGGACGAGCATCCCCGTGGGCTGACGCCGGTCGAGCGCCTTCCAGACGACCACAGTACAAGCCTACTTTGGATGACTGGAAGCGCACCCCGAAAAAGCAGTTGACAACGCTCCACTCAGACCTATCTTACCTCAGTGCCGGTTCCCTAGGCGAGCCTTTTGCTGATCCCGAGGATGACAGTGGTGATGCCCAGCATGCACTCCGAAAGGTCCTCCAAGAGAGAGGTCGGATCCCTCGTCCGCACACTGTCAGCTACGGGTCGCGGATCAGCCGTTCAGCCCGCTCTCTCGCTCACCTCCGATCATCCCCGCCACGATTCGGTGCGGAGCTTGACCTCAGCTCACGAACCACGAACACATCGCCCACGACCATGACCGACCCCGACATAGCCACCCCCGTCACCGACCGCTTCAGCAACCCGAGCAATGGGACCCGGTGTGTCTGCAATTCCATGGACAATGGTGGCCACCTCATGATCCAATG CGAATCATGCAGTCACTGGTTGCACACCAAGTGCGTTGGACTGGAGCGGGCCAACCTGCCGTCCGTGTATGTGTGCATCTTCTGCGCCCAGACACCCACTCGAAAGAATCATCGGGTCCGAGTGCCTGTCGGGGCTTCTGGACATGCCCCCACCTCGCCTTTAGCTCATAAATCCTACCGATTTCGATGA
- a CDS encoding DUF2293 domain-containing protein (COG:S;~EggNog:ENOG410PQXY;~InterPro:IPR018744;~PFAM:PF10056): MSPTPKKASRSGAARRRRGKRKITPRSPLSILAQTRKNSAVKKRDRGDVVSSSKTKLTERRSKPGRPFRLNLLPLSTEPREKNCFRRDPSPANYRFVPKGDIYITRNCRKLTKESGRIVYVVYDDRGKSTLGLRVPADVHTAVLRLADETAQSRAQAVQVRDEKDYAQARQLLRAQFPLMPEESLDTILEHAFLKGSGRVGRTSRLSDQDKAKLAVEAHIRHTHTSYEALLKAGKTRDEARQASKEMVQAIRTAWSGGNIEPTDCLTMRDRVIVID, translated from the exons ATGTCGCCCACGCCAAAGAAAGCCTCCCGCTCAGGGGCCGCCAGAAGGCGGCGTGGGAAACGGAAGATCACCCCGAGATCGCCCCTGTCTATCCTGGCCCAGACTCGCAAAAACAGCGCCGTGAAGAAACGTGATCGCGGCGACGtggtcagcagcagcaagacaAAACTTACGGAGCGCAGGAGTAAACCAGGGAGACCATTCAGACTGAATCTCCTTCCACTGTCGACCGAGCCAAGAGAAAAG AACTGCTTTAGACGGGATCCATCCCCTGCAAACTACCGATTTGTCCCCAAGGGCGACATCTACATTACTCGCAATTGCCGAAAACTGACAAAGGAGTCTGGCCGAATTGTCTACGTGGTTTAT GATGATAGAGGCAAGAGCACTCTTGGCCTACGTGTTCCGGCCGATGTTCACACTGCCGTCCTCCGATTAGCGGACGAAACAGCTCAGTCTCGCGCTCAAGCTGTTCAAGTACGTGATGAGAAAGATTATGCGCAAGCCCGTCAGCTCTTACGCGCCCAGTTTCCTTTAATGCCTGAGGAGTCACTGGACACTATTCTCGAACATGCCTTTCTGAAGGGCTCTGGCCGCGTGGGCCGGACATCCAGATTATCGGATCAAGACAAAGCCAAGTTAGCCGTAGAGGCTCATATTAGACACACCCATACCAGCTATGAAGCACTCCTGAAGGCCGGGAAGACGCGCGATGAAGCTCGTCAAGCGTCAAAGGAGATGGTCCAGGCTATCAGGACCGCATGGTCAGGTGGCAATATAGAGCCAACGGATTGCCTGACTATGCGGGATCGagtgattgtgattgattAA